In Juglans microcarpa x Juglans regia isolate MS1-56 chromosome 4S, Jm3101_v1.0, whole genome shotgun sequence, a single window of DNA contains:
- the LOC121263731 gene encoding thiamine-repressible mitochondrial transport protein THI74-like, which translates to MSWKYRAGLFLIAAVVVIWVSSAEVTQGIFTDYKQPFAVTYLGASLLVVYLPVAFLKDWVCSILKRRSSKSGKNAEGMNEFSVGLSSTLKYIGGQKNFELELQGTLNRKDSEADLSPLAEGRPLVAKHKDDAHILKQDRELTTREIATYGFYIAPIWFVTEYLSNAALARTSVASTTVLSSTSGLFTLFIGAFLGQDSLNIAKVVAVFVSMAGVAMTTLGKTWATDDSQMNASANGKRSLVGDLFGLLSAMSYGLFTVLLKKFAGEEGERIDVQKLFGYIGLFSLVAMWWLVWPLTALGLEPKFTIPHSAKMDEVVLANGFVGSVLSDYFWALCVVWTTPLVATLGMSLTIPLAMLADMVIHGRHYSAIYILGSVQVFAGFIIANLSGWFSKKLGL; encoded by the exons ATGAGTTGGAAATACAGGGCTGGGTTGTTCCTGATAGCTGCTGTTGTTGTTATATGGGTCTCCTCTGCAGAAGTCACCCAG GGCATATTTACAGACTATAAGCAGCCATTTGCAGTAACATATCTTGGAGCTTCTCTTTTGGTAGTCTACCTTCCAGTAGCATTCTTAAAGGATTGGGTGTGTAGTATCCTAAAACGTCGCTCTTCTAAAAGTGGAAAAAATGCGGAAGGCATGAATGAATTTTCTGTTGGTTTGAGTTCTACTCTAAAATACATTGGAGGCCAGAAGAACTTTGAATTGGAACTTCAAGGAACCTTGAATAGAAAAGATAGTGAAGCAGACCTTTCACCTCTTGCAGAAGGAAGGCCATTGGTTGCTAAACACAAAGATGATGCACACATACTGAAACAAGATAGAGAGCTTACAACCAGAGAAATTGCTACTTATGGATTTTACATTGCCCCGATCTGGTTTGTAACCGAG TATTTATCAAATGCTGCACTGGCACGTACAAGCGTTGCAAGTACAACAGTATTATCCTCTACTTCAGGACTTTTTACTCTTTTCATCGGTGCGTTTCTGGGCCAAGATTCTTTAAACATTGCAAAAGTAGTTGCTGTCTTTGTAAGCATGGCTGGTGTTGCCATGACGACTCTGGGAAAAACCTGGGCTACAGATGATTCACAAATGAATGCTTCTGC CAATGGGAAACGTTCTCTTGTTGGGGATCTTTTTGGCCTTCTCTCGGCTATGTCATATGGTTTATTTACAG TGCTTCTAAAAAAGTTTGCAGGTGAAGAAGGAGAAAGGATTGATGTGCAGAAGTTGTTTGGCTATATAGGATTATTTTCGCTTGTAGCAATGTGGTGGCTTG tttGGCCATTGACAGCGTTGGGACTTGAACCCAAGTTCACAATTCCTCATTCTGCCAAGATGGACGAAGTTGTTCTTGCCAATGGCTTTGTAGGAAGTGTCCTCTCTGACTACTTTTG GGCACTATGTGTTGTATGGACGACTCCACTTGTAGCCACCTTGGGCATGTCACTCACCATCCCTCTTGCTATGTTGGCTGACATGGTGATCCATGGTCGTCACTATTCAGCAATTTACATTCTTGGCTCAGTTCAG GTATTTGCAGGTTTTATAATAGCAAACCTTTCAGGCTGGTTCTCAAAGAAGTTGGGATTATAG